One Panicum virgatum strain AP13 chromosome 9K, P.virgatum_v5, whole genome shotgun sequence genomic region harbors:
- the LOC120647764 gene encoding protein MLP1 homolog, whose product MDSRNGNAAAAAAAAPLPQHPLHALLALPDLDRPPAVLETWELEAVAAALPAKKRRLRETFDRLAACAPAPLPFRWEDLDTYISSLQYSGTLRRRQLRELDESRPAPAALAPAPAPVSATGDGVSQVARPVHAPRPISSAISEPAATGADARKLRALEVEEPEPANAPDPAPAPPAVPATAATAVDAEKGKKRKTSSHEADAIHAEIRVQEEGQAGMPKIHEGGAAAASPLEGLNRNGKKSRPVPDAGPADSNGLAAEPSATARVDPVGKIAVVSQELPGPAAARHAPNATNRAGRLPLQRMSRPPRPIPASAAAPVTGGQEVEAANQKKDDLVVVKNASHDGGAADASSCHAGLGSGDGLPRLGADPISQITGVRHEPPASNAASPPKGVASFPLAMVPKQEQQAVEEEVPDVEMEMEIAVEPDEMQALNDDAPVADEKASPLHVKAEEADEVSRCSRGGHRDAGATVRESSPAATPDAPNLVEAGAPKSAGEGAATRDAARLAPAGSGDDASTVSPVPPRRGSGLAPSGSGVSADDDAMRTVAAGKSAAAVARRDSPAATRHDLGPATGREAAGPPQASRAPPKASNKQHVLQKQHMPKQGYHPDPSYSAHKQNEHHSFSRNHGHGGRPAGFRPVPEAQAAAARWNGPPPGEWRGGGGRGGSAAAGGLQEDGSRSKGGNAKGKPPKFKFCNKCGCRGHLAENCRTAKHLVDLYQRAKEEEKNQICYRCGCTGHWSRKCRTPKHLVDLYQKDRAAKRAAARGDASS is encoded by the exons ATGGACTCGCGTAacggcaacgccgccgccgcggcggcggcggctccgctgCCCCAGCACCCGCTGCACGCCCTCCTGGCGCTCCCCGACCTCGACCGCCCGCCGGCGGTCTTGGAGACGTGGGAGCTCgaggcggtcgccgccgcgctcccggcCAAGAAGCGCCGCCTCCGGGAGACCTTCGACCGCCTCGCGGCCTGcgcccccgcgccgctccccttCCGCTGGGAGGACCTTGACACGTACATCTCATCGCTCCAGTACTCCGGGACACTCCGACGCCGCCAGCTCCGGGAACTCGACGAgtcccgccccgccccggccgcccTTGCGCCTGCCCCGGCCCCGGTGTCCGCCACCGGCGATGGCGTCAGCCAGGTGGCACGACCCGTCCATGCCCCTCGCCCGATCTCATCCGCTATCTCCGAgccggccgccaccggcgccgaCGCCCGCAAGCTTCGGGCCCTCGAGGTCGAGGAGCCCGAACCCGCCAATGCCCCTGACCCAGCTCCCGCTCCACCCGCCGTACCcgcgacggccgccaccgccgtggacGCCGAGAAGGGCAAGAAGCGGAAGACGTCTAGCCACGAGGCGGACGCAATCCACGCGGAGATCCGTGTGCAGGAGGAGGGCCAAGCGGGGATGCCAAAGATACATGagggcggcgcagcggcggcgtctcCGTTGGAAGGCTTGAATCGCAACGGCAAGAAGTCAAGGCCGGTTCCTGATGCAGGCCCTGCCGACAGCAATGGCCTCGCGGCGGAGCCGAGCGCGACAGCGCGGGTGGACCCCGTCGGTAAGATCGCCGTCGTTTCGCAGGAGCTCCCTGGACCTGCCGCGGCGCGCCATGCGCCGAACGCCACGAACAGGGCCGGGCGGCTCCCGCTGCAACGGATGAGTCGCCCGCCCCGCCCCATCCCAGCCTCAGCCGCAGCGCCCGTCACCGGCGGCCAGGAGGTGGAGGCAGCCAACCAGAAAAAGGACGACCTGGTGGTCGTCAAGAACGCCtcgcacgacggcggcgcggccgacgCGAGCTCGTGCCATGCTGGCCTCGGCAGCGGCGATGGCCTCCCAAGGTTGGGTGCGGATCCCATCAGCCAGATCACCGGCGTTCGACACGAGCCCCCCGCCTCGAACGCGGCTAGCCCTCCGAAGGGTGTCGCTAGCTTTCCGCTTGCCATGGTGCCGAAGCAGGAGCAGCAGGCCGTCGAGGAGGAGGTGCCTGACgtagagatggagatggagatagcAGTGGAACCCGATGAGATGCAGGCGCTCAACGACGACGCGCCAGTGGCAGACGAGAAGGCGTCTCCGTTGCACGTCAAGGCTGAGGAGGCCGACGAGGTGA GCCGGTGCTCGCGCGGCGGCCACCGCGATGCGGGCGCCACCGTGCGCGAAAGCTCACCCGCCGCGACGCCCGACGCCCCGAACCTCGTCGAGGCCGGTGCCCCGAAgagcgccggcgagggcgccgccACGCGCGACGCCGCGCGGCTTGCACCGGCTGGCTCCGGTGACGACGCCAGTACGGTGAGTCCGGTTCCTCCACGTAGAGGCAGCGGCCTTGCTCCGTCCGGCTCCGGCGTGAGCGCCGACGACGACGCAATGCGGACGGTCGCCGCGGGcaagagcgccgccgccgtcgcacggCGAGATTCCCCGGCCGCGACGCGCCACGACCTCGGGCCGGCTACGGGACGGGAAGCCGCTGGCCCTCCGCAGGCCAGCAGGGCTCCCCCGAAAGCCAGCAATAAGCAGCATGTGCTCCAGAAGCAGCACATGCCCAAGCAGGGCTACCACCCTGACCCGAGTTATTCAGCACACAAACAGAACGAACACCATTCGTTCTCGAGGAATCATGGTcatggcggccggccggcgggttTCCGGCCTGTGCCTGAAGCACAGGCCGCGGCTGCTCGGTGGAACGGGCCACCACCCGGCGAGTGgagaggcggtggcgggcgcggtgggtctgcagcagccggaggcctGCAGGAAGACGGCAGCAGGAGCAAAGGCGGCAACGCCAAGGGGAAACCCCCCAAGTTCAAGTTCTGCAACAAGTGCGGGTGCAGGGGCCATCTGGCTGAGAATTGCCGCACGGCGAAGCACCTGGTCGACCTGTACCAGAGGgccaaggaggaggagaagaaccaGATCTGCTACAGGTGCGGGTGCACAGGTCACTGGTCTCGCAAGTGCCGCACGCCCAAGCACCTCGTCGACCTCTATCAAAAGGATCGGGCGGCCAAACGTGCGGCGGCACGGGGGGACGCTTCGTCTTGA